A stretch of the Parabacteroides timonensis genome encodes the following:
- a CDS encoding alpha-L-arabinofuranosidase C-terminal domain-containing protein, with protein MKRIITSFLILSACFSGPSFAKAGDLASKPDSAYLFSYATDKDNNHNGLHFAWSTDKKNWHRIGPEHSFLRCDYGRWGTEKRMLSPYLIRTSDGLWHCFWTLNESTQTFGHAASADLVTWGRQSYSTTTGDLSTYNPSTPAAYPQDGRCTVVLYDKPETGVIHKVPWEVVDKLIAAKDMVAYKDRIYSETTQEDPVRFASLKPFNTTVIVNGNQKKPISDLLVGAFFEDINYAADGGLYAELIQNRDFEYSPADKEGNDPAWNSKKSWTLKGANASFTIDSTQPIHPNNLHYAVLKTDQPGAALVNEGFDGITLKAGDKYKFSLFARTLDGKNGKLQVRLTGKDGRIHAEGFTGGLSREWKKLPVTLTALENVSDAQLEVVTRTPGTIALDMISLFPEKTFMNRPNGLRADLAQAIADIHPRFIRFPGGCVAHGDGLDNMYRWKNTIGPLEARKPQRNLWGYHQTAGLGYFEYFRFCEDIGAEPVPVVAAGVPCQNSACTHRGGGQQGGIPMCEMDGYVQEILDLIEYANGDVKTEWGKKRAEAGHPKPFNLKYIGIGNEDLITDIFEERFTMLFNAVKEKHPEITVIGTVGPYSEGTDYEEGWELANKLNIPMVDEHYYQKPGWFIHNQDYYDKYDRSKSKVYLGEYAAHLPGRPNNLETALSEALYMTALERNGDVVHMTSYAPLLAKEGHTQWNPDLIYFNNEEVKPTVGYYVQQLYGQHAGDEYLNSRVILPEENDAVQKRIASSVVRDSRSNDLIVKLVNLLPVPTQTSVLLKDIPVVEETATLTTLSGKPDDKQAKPVTTTIRVSNDFDIDLPAYSFTVIRIKQNNINLKSK; from the coding sequence ATCAAAAGAATCATCACCTCTTTCTTAATCCTTTCAGCATGCTTCTCCGGCCCTTCCTTCGCTAAGGCCGGAGATTTAGCGAGCAAGCCCGATTCGGCCTATCTGTTCTCGTATGCCACCGACAAGGACAATAACCATAACGGGCTACATTTCGCCTGGAGTACGGACAAAAAGAACTGGCACCGTATCGGCCCCGAACACAGCTTCCTGCGTTGCGACTACGGACGTTGGGGAACGGAAAAAAGAATGCTTTCCCCCTACCTCATCCGGACATCCGACGGATTATGGCACTGTTTCTGGACTCTCAACGAATCCACCCAAACGTTTGGTCATGCGGCTTCCGCCGATCTCGTTACCTGGGGAAGACAATCGTATTCGACAACTACCGGCGACCTCAGCACTTATAATCCGTCGACACCGGCCGCTTATCCGCAGGATGGACGTTGCACGGTTGTCCTCTACGACAAACCGGAAACCGGCGTGATCCACAAAGTCCCCTGGGAGGTAGTCGACAAACTGATTGCCGCTAAAGACATGGTCGCTTACAAAGACAGGATTTACAGCGAAACCACCCAGGAAGATCCGGTGCGCTTCGCCTCCCTGAAACCGTTCAATACGACAGTCATAGTAAACGGCAACCAAAAGAAACCAATCAGCGACCTGTTGGTCGGGGCCTTTTTTGAAGATATCAATTATGCCGCCGATGGAGGCCTTTATGCCGAGTTGATACAAAACCGTGATTTCGAATACTCGCCTGCCGACAAGGAAGGAAACGATCCGGCCTGGAACAGTAAAAAGTCATGGACCCTGAAAGGGGCAAACGCCTCCTTCACCATCGACTCCACGCAACCGATCCATCCTAACAACCTGCATTATGCCGTATTAAAAACGGATCAGCCCGGCGCAGCCCTGGTTAACGAAGGTTTTGACGGCATCACGCTCAAAGCCGGCGACAAATATAAATTCTCCCTCTTCGCCCGTACACTGGACGGAAAGAACGGAAAGCTACAAGTTCGTCTGACCGGTAAGGACGGCCGTATCCATGCGGAAGGTTTCACCGGAGGATTATCACGTGAATGGAAAAAACTGCCGGTCACACTTACAGCCCTGGAAAATGTATCCGATGCACAGTTGGAGGTCGTAACCCGGACGCCCGGTACTATTGCCCTGGACATGATCTCCCTCTTCCCTGAAAAAACATTCATGAACCGTCCGAACGGCCTTCGTGCCGATCTGGCACAGGCCATTGCCGATATCCACCCGCGTTTCATACGTTTCCCCGGAGGATGTGTGGCGCATGGCGACGGACTGGATAATATGTACCGCTGGAAAAACACGATCGGCCCGTTGGAGGCACGCAAACCGCAACGTAATCTTTGGGGTTATCACCAGACAGCGGGGTTAGGTTATTTCGAATACTTCCGCTTCTGCGAAGACATCGGGGCCGAACCTGTTCCTGTCGTAGCTGCCGGCGTTCCCTGCCAGAATTCGGCTTGCACTCACCGAGGAGGCGGACAACAAGGAGGTATTCCTATGTGTGAAATGGACGGCTACGTACAGGAAATACTCGACCTGATCGAATATGCCAACGGCGATGTAAAAACCGAGTGGGGTAAAAAACGGGCCGAAGCCGGACATCCGAAGCCTTTCAACCTTAAATATATCGGTATCGGAAACGAAGACCTGATCACCGACATCTTTGAGGAACGGTTCACCATGTTGTTTAATGCCGTGAAAGAAAAACACCCGGAAATAACCGTTATCGGAACAGTCGGCCCTTATTCGGAAGGTACCGATTACGAAGAGGGATGGGAGCTTGCCAACAAACTGAATATACCGATGGTAGACGAGCATTATTACCAGAAACCGGGGTGGTTTATCCATAATCAGGATTACTACGACAAATACGACCGTTCGAAATCGAAAGTATATCTGGGTGAATATGCCGCCCACCTTCCCGGCCGCCCCAACAATCTGGAAACGGCCCTTTCGGAAGCATTGTATATGACCGCACTCGAACGCAACGGGGATGTGGTGCACATGACATCCTATGCTCCCCTGCTTGCCAAAGAAGGCCATACGCAGTGGAATCCTGATTTAATCTATTTCAATAATGAAGAGGTGAAACCGACCGTCGGATATTATGTGCAGCAACTTTACGGACAGCATGCCGGAGACGAATACCTGAACAGCCGGGTAATCCTGCCGGAAGAAAATGACGCCGTGCAGAAACGCATAGCCTCCTCCGTGGTACGCGATAGCCGAAGCAACGACCTGATCGTTAAGCTGGTCAACCTACTGCCTGTCCCGACACAAACCAGTGTATTATTAAAGGATATCCCGGTAGTTGAAGAAACAGCCACCCTGACGACACTGAGCGGCAAACCCGACGACAAACAGGCAAAGCCCGTCACTACGACGATCCGTGTCAGCAACGATTTCGACATCGACCTGCCGGCTTACTCATTCACTGTGATCCGTATCAAACAGAACAATATTAATCTTAAAAGCAAATAA
- a CDS encoding arylsulfatase — translation MKDFVLIKNTGLSVLGIMALSSCQTKLETKQKQPNIIYILADDLGYAELGCYGQKQIETPNIDKLAENGIRFTQHYSGTAVSAPSRCVLLTGKHTGHSYIRGNDEMPERGDVWSHEAMLADSTLEGQRPLLAGTQTLASMMKSAGYTTACIGKWGLGYPGSESTPNKVGFDFFYGYNCQRQAHTYFPPFLYRNENREYLSNVLLEPGTKLNAGVDTMALESYAKYTQKEYAPDLMFKEITSFINGNKDVPFFMMWTTPLPHVPLQAPERWVKHYVDKFGDEVPYTGNKGYFPCRYPHATYAAMISYWDEQIGALIQQLKDLGIYENTLVIFTSDNGPTFNGGTDSRWFDSARPFNSDQGWGKASLREGGIRVPMIATWPGLIKPGTITNHVSAFWDVMPTLADIAGVTVNQLDGISFFPVLQGKMQPEHEYLYWEYPEGGGSKAIRVGDWKGYIPDIKKGNTQMSLYNLKDDPTEQHDIATEHPDIVKQLEQMMSEAHIDPVVKSFEM, via the coding sequence ATGAAAGATTTTGTATTAATAAAGAATACCGGTTTGTCTGTTTTGGGTATAATGGCCTTATCCTCTTGTCAGACCAAACTGGAAACAAAACAGAAACAGCCGAATATTATATATATTTTAGCCGATGATCTGGGATATGCAGAACTGGGATGTTATGGTCAGAAACAAATTGAAACTCCTAATATCGATAAACTAGCCGAAAATGGGATACGTTTTACACAGCATTATTCTGGGACAGCTGTATCTGCTCCTTCACGTTGTGTATTACTAACCGGAAAACATACAGGGCACTCTTATATCCGTGGGAATGATGAGATGCCGGAAAGAGGGGATGTGTGGAGTCATGAGGCTATGTTGGCTGACTCTACATTAGAGGGACAACGCCCACTACTTGCAGGAACGCAAACACTGGCCTCTATGATGAAATCCGCTGGATATACCACTGCTTGCATTGGAAAATGGGGATTGGGTTATCCCGGGTCTGAGAGTACTCCGAATAAAGTCGGATTCGATTTTTTCTATGGATATAATTGTCAGCGTCAGGCACATACCTATTTCCCGCCGTTTTTGTACAGAAATGAAAACCGGGAGTATTTATCAAATGTTTTATTGGAACCCGGAACAAAACTGAATGCAGGAGTTGATACAATGGCTTTAGAAAGTTATGCAAAATACACTCAGAAAGAATATGCACCGGATTTGATGTTCAAGGAAATTACTTCATTTATCAATGGAAATAAGGATGTTCCTTTCTTTATGATGTGGACAACTCCTCTACCTCATGTCCCGCTCCAGGCTCCTGAACGTTGGGTGAAACATTATGTGGATAAATTTGGAGATGAAGTTCCTTATACGGGAAATAAAGGATATTTCCCGTGCAGATATCCTCATGCAACTTATGCTGCAATGATCAGTTACTGGGATGAGCAGATCGGAGCACTTATACAACAATTGAAGGATCTGGGAATTTATGAAAATACGTTGGTGATTTTTACCAGTGATAATGGGCCGACATTTAACGGAGGTACCGATTCCCGCTGGTTTGATAGTGCAAGACCTTTTAACTCGGATCAGGGTTGGGGGAAGGCTTCTCTTCGTGAAGGAGGTATTCGTGTGCCGATGATTGCTACTTGGCCGGGACTGATAAAACCTGGAACAATAACCAACCATGTTTCTGCATTCTGGGATGTGATGCCCACTTTGGCGGATATTGCAGGAGTGACTGTTAATCAGTTAGATGGGATCAGCTTTTTTCCTGTGTTGCAAGGGAAAATGCAGCCGGAACATGAATACTTATATTGGGAGTATCCGGAAGGGGGTGGCTCGAAAGCCATTCGAGTAGGAGACTGGAAGGGGTATATTCCTGACATAAAGAAGGGAAATACTCAAATGAGTTTGTATAACCTGAAAGACGACCCTACTGAACAACATGATATAGCCACTGAACATCCCGATATTGTTAAGCAATTGGAACAAATGATGTCGGAGGCTCATATAGATCCGGTAGTAAAAAGCTTTGAAATGTAA
- a CDS encoding glycosyltransferase family protein — protein sequence MKPTLFVLAAGMGSRYGGLKQLDGLGPNGETIMDYSIFDAIRGGFGKLVFVIRESFEKDFREKIISKYENHIPVEVVFQDLNSLPEGFTCPEGREKPWGTNHAVLMGKDVIKEPFAVINADDFYGRDSFAVLGKALTEMYGKKNDYCMVGYRVGNTLSESGSVARGVCETNAEGYLTGVVERTAIERIDGDIQFIDENGKKVVLDENTPVSMNMWGFTPDYFAYSEEFFKDFLKKNMGNLKSEYFIPLMVNELITNGTARVKVWDTTSKWFGVTYAADRQGVVDKIQALVDAGEYPSKLF from the coding sequence ATGAAACCTACATTATTTGTATTAGCAGCCGGAATGGGTAGCCGCTACGGGGGCTTGAAACAGCTTGACGGTCTGGGCCCTAATGGTGAAACAATCATGGACTACTCTATTTTCGACGCTATCCGCGGTGGATTTGGAAAATTAGTTTTTGTTATCCGTGAATCATTTGAAAAAGATTTCCGCGAAAAGATCATTTCCAAATACGAAAATCATATTCCTGTTGAAGTTGTATTCCAGGACCTGAATAGCCTGCCGGAAGGCTTCACTTGCCCGGAAGGCCGCGAAAAACCCTGGGGTACCAATCATGCTGTCCTGATGGGTAAAGATGTTATCAAAGAACCGTTTGCCGTTATCAACGCCGACGATTTCTACGGACGCGACAGCTTCGCCGTATTAGGTAAAGCGCTGACAGAAATGTACGGTAAGAAAAATGACTACTGTATGGTAGGCTACCGTGTTGGTAATACATTGAGCGAAAGTGGTTCAGTAGCCCGTGGCGTTTGCGAAACAAATGCAGAAGGTTACCTGACAGGCGTTGTAGAACGTACAGCTATCGAACGTATCGACGGTGATATCCAGTTTATCGACGAAAACGGCAAGAAAGTGGTTCTGGACGAAAATACTCCGGTATCCATGAATATGTGGGGATTCACTCCCGATTACTTTGCTTATTCAGAAGAATTCTTCAAAGACTTCCTGAAAAAGAATATGGGTAACCTGAAAAGCGAATATTTCATTCCGCTAATGGTTAACGAGCTGATCACAAACGGTACAGCCCGTGTTAAAGTATGGGACACTACTTCCAAATGGTTCGGTGTAACTTATGCCGCCGACCGTCAGGGCGTAGTAGATAAGATCCAGGCATTGGTAGATGCAGGAGAATATCCGAGCAAGTTATTTTAA
- a CDS encoding RNA polymerase sigma-70 factor — protein sequence MGIRENTDTELVNLLIRDDETAFSELYIRYKDKLYYFCLNLLKSKEEANDIVQEIFIRIWESRNFINPDLSFSSFLYTMARNRILNYFRDIDIDVKVKSILAQRTPVEEEIIESELIYTEYQKILKEAIEALPPQRKKIFNMSREDNMTHKEIAAQLGISVNTVQEHISESLRFIKNHFNKYTDISLSLLLYIVI from the coding sequence ATGGGGATCAGAGAAAATACGGATACTGAATTAGTTAACCTTCTTATACGGGATGATGAAACTGCTTTTAGCGAATTATATATCCGCTATAAAGACAAGTTGTATTACTTCTGTCTTAATCTGCTCAAGTCAAAAGAGGAAGCGAATGATATTGTCCAGGAAATCTTTATCCGTATCTGGGAGTCCCGAAACTTTATTAACCCAGATTTGTCCTTCTCTTCCTTCCTTTACACAATGGCTCGTAACCGAATATTGAATTATTTCCGGGATATAGATATCGACGTCAAAGTAAAGTCTATACTTGCACAAAGAACCCCTGTAGAAGAAGAGATCATCGAGTCCGAGCTAATCTATACAGAATATCAGAAAATACTGAAAGAAGCAATAGAAGCATTGCCTCCTCAAAGGAAAAAGATATTTAACATGAGTCGGGAAGATAATATGACTCACAAAGAAATTGCCGCCCAATTAGGAATATCGGTTAACACCGTTCAGGAGCATATATCCGAATCTCTGCGTTTCATTAAAAATCATTTCAACAAGTATACAGATATATCTTTAAGCTTATTGCTTTATATTGTTATATAA
- a CDS encoding alpha-N-arabinofuranosidase has protein sequence MKKLFISALAFLALPLFAQKDASIRVYPQQGTQQISKHIYGQFAEHLGTCIYGGLWVGPESDIPNTQGYRNDVLQALKELHIPNLRWPGGCFADEYHWMDGIGPKENRPKMVNNNWGGTIEDNSFGTHEFLNLCELLGCEPYVSANVGSGTVEEMAKWVEYMTSEGDSPMARLRRQNGRDKAWNVKFIGVGNESWGCGGSMRPEYYADLYRRYSTYCRNYDGNRLFKIASGASDYDYNWTETLMKNVGGRMDGLSLHYYTVTGWSGSKGSATDFNKEDYYWTMGKCLEIEDVIKKHITIMDKYDPKKNVALMLDEWGTWWDEEPGTINGHLYQQNTMRDAFVAALSLNVFHKYTDRLKMTNIAQIVNVLQSMILTNGPKMMLTPTYHVFEMYKVHQDATFLPMDLICDKTLVRDNREVPMLSASASKDKSGVIHITLANVDTDNAQNITLDLQGQKITGVNGRILTSPSINDHNTFEKPDFVKPVAFNGAKVEKGQLKINMPAKSIVVLEVK, from the coding sequence ATGAAAAAATTATTCATCAGTGCCCTGGCATTCCTGGCACTTCCCCTATTCGCCCAAAAAGATGCCAGCATCCGTGTATATCCCCAACAGGGTACACAACAGATCAGCAAACATATCTACGGTCAGTTCGCCGAACACCTCGGAACCTGTATCTATGGTGGCCTCTGGGTCGGACCGGAGTCGGATATACCCAACACACAAGGTTACCGCAACGACGTATTGCAGGCATTAAAAGAATTACATATTCCCAACCTGCGCTGGCCGGGTGGTTGCTTTGCCGACGAATACCACTGGATGGACGGCATCGGCCCTAAAGAAAACCGCCCAAAGATGGTAAACAACAACTGGGGAGGAACAATCGAAGACAACAGTTTCGGTACCCACGAATTCCTGAACCTCTGTGAACTACTGGGCTGCGAACCTTATGTCAGCGCCAATGTAGGAAGCGGGACTGTGGAGGAAATGGCTAAATGGGTCGAATATATGACCTCGGAAGGCGACAGCCCGATGGCACGCCTGCGTCGGCAAAATGGCCGCGATAAGGCATGGAACGTAAAGTTTATCGGTGTCGGCAACGAGAGTTGGGGTTGCGGAGGTAGTATGCGCCCGGAATATTATGCAGACCTGTATCGCCGCTACTCGACTTATTGCCGTAATTACGATGGCAACCGTCTGTTCAAGATCGCCAGCGGTGCCAGCGATTACGATTACAACTGGACGGAGACGCTGATGAAAAACGTAGGTGGTCGCATGGACGGTCTTTCCCTGCACTATTACACTGTGACCGGATGGAGCGGTAGCAAAGGATCCGCTACCGACTTCAACAAAGAGGATTATTACTGGACGATGGGCAAATGCCTCGAAATAGAAGATGTTATCAAAAAACACATCACCATCATGGACAAATACGATCCGAAAAAGAACGTAGCCCTGATGCTCGACGAATGGGGTACCTGGTGGGACGAAGAACCGGGAACTATCAATGGTCACCTTTACCAGCAAAACACAATGCGGGATGCTTTCGTAGCCGCCCTCTCCCTAAATGTATTCCATAAATACACCGACCGTCTGAAAATGACCAATATCGCCCAGATCGTAAATGTACTTCAGTCCATGATCCTGACCAACGGTCCGAAAATGATGCTGACCCCGACGTACCATGTCTTCGAAATGTATAAAGTACATCAGGATGCCACATTCCTTCCGATGGACCTGATCTGCGACAAGACCCTGGTACGTGACAACCGGGAAGTTCCGATGCTGAGTGCCTCCGCCTCTAAAGACAAAAGCGGAGTGATCCATATCACATTGGCAAACGTGGATACGGACAACGCACAAAATATCACCCTCGACCTGCAAGGACAAAAAATAACCGGTGTGAACGGCCGTATCCTCACCTCACCTTCCATCAACGACCACAACACTTTTGAAAAGCCCGATTTCGTAAAACCGGTAGCTTTCAACGGTGCAAAAGTGGAAAAAGGCCAGCTTAAAATAAATATGCCGGCTAAATCGATCGTCGTTCTGGAGGTAAAATAA